A genomic stretch from Flavobacterium nitratireducens includes:
- a CDS encoding tetratricopeptide repeat protein produces the protein MQCFVYLCETTIYEKTFFFFLLLFHLIIFGQNQLSPEDKIYNAIDSFVANPTAENLNQLSTTEAAFWKNPKPKTKDELLAIVILNCNKAYYENQFNEVQKAVSSYEKAWKIYQKYQLRNYDIIEYCLKPLGNLYSILGDYDNAENTIKQYYYIATQEKNQAKKIAAILNLSNVYQNSGKNDLAIDLLEKTIRTEKLSKIQKGILWNNLGNSYVLNYRNPGLTVKFVPNSFDKLESSYLKAIQLLQSEKIQSETLANCYRNLASLNAQWLRFDVANSYFDKARKYFYATPNLSSRQIAQFKYEEASLFFKQQKLKEATASIEAIFKLLIPNYNPKKSELPEQNSLYTENSLLDALDLRAAIYSLQNHEKKALEAYNLAFHIEELFSNMMIYENSKIIHQNRVRMRTEKCIAVYYHLYQKEPKQNYIEAAFQLAEQSKSGVLKSFLSKKTSLSRKEKLHLEQLQNWSNIILKEQQKGDLANIEKINEAIEKQNGLMLSLKKFVQKIPFRKKKQSTSNPCLPN, from the coding sequence GTGCAATGCTTTGTGTATCTTTGTGAAACAACTATCTATGAAAAGACTTTTTTCTTTTTTCTACTCCTTTTTCACCTGATTATTTTTGGGCAAAACCAACTTAGCCCTGAAGACAAAATCTACAATGCCATTGACTCTTTTGTAGCCAATCCAACAGCAGAAAATTTAAACCAACTCTCTACTACTGAAGCAGCGTTTTGGAAAAATCCAAAACCGAAAACCAAAGACGAACTACTAGCAATTGTTATACTAAATTGCAACAAAGCCTATTACGAAAATCAATTTAACGAAGTTCAAAAAGCCGTTTCCAGTTACGAGAAAGCATGGAAAATCTATCAAAAATACCAGCTCCGCAATTATGATATTATCGAATATTGCCTAAAACCTTTAGGCAACTTGTACAGCATTCTGGGTGATTACGACAATGCCGAAAACACTATAAAACAATATTATTACATTGCTACTCAAGAAAAAAATCAAGCAAAAAAAATAGCGGCAATACTCAATTTATCGAATGTATATCAAAACTCTGGAAAGAATGATTTAGCGATAGATTTGCTAGAAAAAACCATTCGTACCGAAAAACTATCCAAAATTCAAAAAGGGATTTTATGGAATAATTTGGGAAATAGTTATGTTTTAAATTATAGAAACCCAGGGTTAACTGTAAAATTTGTTCCAAATAGCTTTGACAAATTAGAAAGTTCCTATCTAAAAGCTATCCAATTATTACAATCAGAAAAAATCCAAAGTGAAACACTAGCCAATTGTTACCGCAATTTAGCTTCTCTCAATGCACAATGGCTACGATTTGATGTAGCCAATTCCTATTTTGATAAAGCGAGAAAGTATTTCTACGCCACACCCAATCTTAGCTCACGCCAAATAGCCCAATTCAAGTATGAAGAAGCTTCGCTGTTTTTCAAACAACAAAAACTCAAAGAAGCAACAGCATCTATTGAAGCCATTTTTAAACTTTTAATCCCGAATTACAACCCTAAAAAAAGTGAACTTCCGGAACAAAATTCGCTTTATACCGAAAACAGTTTGCTCGATGCTTTAGACTTGAGAGCAGCAATTTATTCACTGCAAAACCATGAAAAAAAGGCATTAGAAGCTTATAATTTGGCTTTTCACATCGAAGAATTGTTTTCTAATATGATGATTTATGAAAACTCTAAAATCATCCATCAAAACCGCGTTCGGATGCGCACTGAAAAGTGTATCGCTGTCTACTACCATTTGTACCAAAAAGAACCTAAACAAAACTATATCGAAGCTGCATTTCAATTGGCTGAACAAAGTAAATCAGGTGTTTTAAAAAGTTTTTTATCCAAAAAAACAAGCCTTTCGAGAAAAGAAAAACTCCATTTAGAACAACTGCAAAACTGGAGTAATATCATTTTAAAAGAACAACAAAAAGGCGATTTAGCCAATATTGAAAAAATAAACGAAGCAATTGAAAAGCAAAATGGATTAATGCTTTCGCTCAAAAAATTCGTTCAGAAAATACCGTTTCGGAAAAAGAAACAATCGACATCAAATCCTTGTTTGCCCAACTGA
- a CDS encoding CHAT domain-containing protein: MMIEYFSGFEKMYFFILDNNRIRLDFYWDNHTATPKIISFLDFFSDANKIIDNISGYNHYGHSLYTMLKLPQNSSYKNLIIVPDGILNFLPFEALITKESKTTNFAQMHYMLNDFNIGYENSAQFYLSFDKLRMTNKDKTVLGVFPVFEKTPLELSYSKNEMKSIQHNFKGKYLTNKAANFKNFSNSAANYSILHLSTHADAGDILAPASIKFYDQDILYSELYHLKIQPDLVVLSACETGIGKLYKSEGAMSIARGFQWAGAQNLLFSLWKVNDYTTSVFMESFYQNIKNGQSYLEANANAKRDFLNNPEISNAKKSPYYWSAFVYYGTLENNKTPTNYTYIVLGILFVIALIWLFIRYKNEKAARSPKKGKI, translated from the coding sequence ATGATGATTGAGTATTTTTCAGGTTTTGAAAAAATGTATTTTTTTATTCTGGATAACAATAGAATACGACTGGATTTTTATTGGGATAACCATACTGCCACCCCTAAAATAATTTCATTCTTAGATTTTTTTAGTGATGCCAATAAAATAATTGACAACATTTCAGGTTACAATCATTATGGACATTCTTTATATACAATGCTGAAATTACCTCAAAATTCTAGCTATAAAAACCTCATCATAGTTCCAGATGGTATATTGAATTTTCTTCCTTTTGAAGCCTTAATTACAAAAGAATCGAAAACAACCAACTTTGCTCAGATGCATTATATGCTGAATGATTTTAATATTGGATATGAAAACTCAGCGCAATTTTATTTGTCCTTCGACAAACTCAGAATGACAAATAAAGACAAAACGGTTTTAGGTGTTTTTCCCGTTTTTGAGAAAACCCCATTGGAATTATCCTATTCTAAAAACGAAATGAAGTCCATCCAACACAATTTTAAAGGAAAATATTTAACTAATAAAGCGGCTAATTTCAAAAATTTCAGTAATAGTGCAGCCAATTATTCCATTTTACACCTCTCCACTCATGCTGATGCTGGAGACATCCTAGCACCAGCAAGTATCAAATTTTACGATCAGGATATTCTATACTCGGAATTGTATCATTTAAAAATCCAACCTGATTTGGTGGTATTAAGTGCTTGTGAAACGGGAATTGGCAAACTCTATAAATCTGAAGGTGCCATGAGTATTGCTCGCGGATTTCAATGGGCCGGAGCGCAAAACTTGCTGTTTTCTTTATGGAAAGTGAATGATTACACCACTTCGGTTTTTATGGAATCGTTTTACCAAAATATCAAAAACGGTCAATCCTATCTGGAAGCCAACGCGAATGCCAAAAGAGATTTCTTAAACAATCCTGAGATTTCTAATGCCAAAAAATCACCTTATTACTGGAGTGCCTTTGTGTATTATGGCACTTTGGAAAACAATAAAACCCCAACAAATTATACGTACATTGTATTGGGAATTCTATTCGTAATTGCCTTAATTTGGCTTTTTATCCGATATAAAAATGAAAAAGCTGCAAGAAGTCCTAAAAAAGGAAAAATATAA
- a CDS encoding retropepsin-like aspartic protease: MKKLQEVLKKEKYKKVKFKITKTQHLLIKAKINGVEGRFILDTGASNSCVGFERIELFQLQAEDSNTKASGAGATGMHTQTAKENKLQLGTWKNNDFDLIIFDMSHVNEALTAYKVKTVDGIIGADILLKGKAIIDYYNNCVYLR; the protein is encoded by the coding sequence ATGAAAAAGCTGCAAGAAGTCCTAAAAAAGGAAAAATATAAAAAAGTAAAATTCAAGATTACTAAAACCCAACACCTGCTGATTAAAGCCAAAATCAACGGAGTGGAAGGTCGTTTTATTCTGGATACAGGAGCTTCCAATAGTTGTGTAGGTTTTGAACGTATTGAACTTTTTCAACTCCAAGCAGAAGATTCAAATACGAAAGCATCTGGGGCTGGGGCTACTGGAATGCACACACAAACTGCCAAAGAAAACAAATTACAATTAGGCACATGGAAAAACAACGACTTTGACTTGATCATCTTTGACATGTCACATGTCAATGAAGCCCTGACAGCCTATAAAGTAAAAACAGTAGATGGGATTATTGGTGCCGATATTTTATTGAAAGGTAAAGCTATTATAGACTATTATAATAATTGTGTATATTTACGCTAA
- a CDS encoding urease accessory protein UreD, protein MISKVIVESEVKNGITQLKSVFFNTPFKVVDIREDKKKPLLELILMSSSPGVLDGDELYFEYILNENSQLEITTQSFQRLFTMEKGAFQETKVLIKENAFLSYLPHPSVPHKGSDFKSNNTIYLEKNASVLWGEIFTCGRKLKGEVFEFTKMQSLTKVYQEDKLVFFENLYLNPSEFNPINLGQLEGFTHQLSLFFLHQSIDVKKMKSELDLFLKDKNCVFGISEAPANGLVIKILYNKAEKLMSWMKEITKIIKQYGL, encoded by the coding sequence ATGATTTCAAAAGTTATCGTAGAATCTGAAGTAAAGAATGGTATCACCCAATTAAAATCGGTGTTTTTTAATACTCCTTTTAAAGTTGTAGATATTCGGGAAGATAAAAAAAAGCCGTTATTAGAACTAATCTTAATGAGTTCTTCACCGGGTGTTTTAGATGGCGACGAATTGTATTTTGAATATATTCTGAATGAAAATAGCCAATTAGAGATTACGACCCAATCTTTTCAAAGATTGTTTACAATGGAGAAAGGTGCTTTTCAGGAAACAAAAGTTTTGATAAAAGAAAATGCTTTTTTATCCTATTTGCCGCACCCAAGCGTACCTCATAAAGGTTCTGATTTTAAAAGTAATAACACGATTTATTTGGAAAAAAATGCATCTGTTCTTTGGGGTGAAATTTTTACCTGCGGCAGGAAATTAAAAGGAGAGGTTTTTGAATTTACAAAGATGCAGTCTTTGACAAAAGTATATCAGGAAGATAAACTGGTATTTTTTGAGAATTTATATCTGAATCCTTCCGAATTTAATCCGATTAATCTAGGGCAGTTAGAAGGATTTACTCATCAGTTAAGTTTGTTTTTTCTGCATCAGTCTATTGATGTAAAAAAAATGAAAAGTGAATTAGATTTATTTTTGAAAGATAAAAATTGCGTGTTTGGAATTTCTGAAGCACCTGCAAATGGTCTCGTGATAAAAATTTTATACAACAAAGCCGAAAAATTAATGTCCTGGATGAAGGAAATAACTAAAATAATAAAACAGTATGGACTTTAA
- the ureG gene encoding urease accessory protein UreG, whose amino-acid sequence MERSYIKIGVAGPVGSGKTALIERLTRELAAKYSLGVITNDIYTQEDADFLTKNSLLPAERIIGVETGGCPHTAIREDASMNLEAVDELVERFPEIELVFIESGGDNLSATFSPDLADLTIFVIDVAEGDKIPRKGGPGITRSDLLMINKIDLAPYVNADLGVMERDARKMRNGKPFVFTNLMKKEGLNDVIGWIQKYALLEEVNEPNLVR is encoded by the coding sequence AGTTATATAAAAATAGGAGTGGCTGGTCCTGTAGGATCAGGTAAAACAGCTTTAATAGAACGATTAACAAGAGAATTAGCAGCTAAATATTCATTAGGAGTTATAACAAATGATATATATACTCAGGAAGATGCTGATTTCTTGACTAAAAACAGTTTGTTGCCAGCGGAACGAATCATAGGGGTGGAAACAGGAGGTTGTCCTCATACAGCAATTCGTGAAGATGCAAGTATGAATTTAGAGGCAGTAGACGAATTGGTAGAGCGATTCCCGGAAATTGAACTGGTTTTTATTGAAAGTGGGGGCGATAACCTTTCGGCTACCTTTAGTCCGGACTTAGCAGATTTAACCATTTTTGTAATTGATGTTGCCGAAGGAGATAAAATTCCAAGAAAAGGCGGACCCGGAATTACAAGAAGTGATTTGTTAATGATTAATAAAATTGATTTAGCTCCGTATGTTAATGCCGATTTAGGTGTAATGGAACGTGATGCGCGTAAAATGAGAAACGGAAAGCCATTCGTATTTACTAACTTAATGAAAAAAGAAGGATTAAATGACGTAATTGGATGGATACAAAAGTACGCTCTTTTAGAAGAGGTAAATGAACCTAATTTAGTCAGATGA